A region from the Variovorax paradoxus genome encodes:
- the ispD gene encoding 2-C-methyl-D-erythritol 4-phosphate cytidylyltransferase, producing the protein MSSSRLFVLIPCAGFGHRAGGVLPKQYQRLAGSSMVAHTVAAFRSLAGRFAGLAVVVSPNDREVQTALPRFPVDNEFLLRVGGVTRAATVRNGLAALRQKGAGAHDWVLVHDAARCLVTSSQIEALIAACEHDAVGGLLAHRLADTLKVSSADSRVSQTLSRADKWLAQTPQMFRIGMLLDALERTGDAVTDEAGSIEAIGLSPLLVPGSAQNFKVTFPEDFALAEAVLLGRRKAMP; encoded by the coding sequence ATGTCTTCTTCCCGACTTTTCGTGCTGATTCCTTGCGCCGGTTTCGGCCACCGTGCGGGTGGCGTTCTGCCCAAGCAATACCAGCGGCTCGCGGGATCGTCCATGGTGGCCCATACGGTGGCCGCTTTCCGCTCGCTGGCGGGCCGATTTGCCGGCTTGGCGGTGGTGGTGTCGCCGAACGACCGCGAGGTGCAGACCGCGCTGCCGCGCTTTCCGGTCGACAACGAATTTCTGTTGCGCGTGGGGGGCGTCACGCGCGCGGCCACGGTGCGCAACGGCCTCGCGGCGCTGCGGCAGAAGGGCGCCGGGGCGCATGACTGGGTGCTGGTGCACGACGCGGCGCGCTGCCTTGTCACCTCGAGCCAGATCGAGGCGCTGATCGCGGCCTGCGAGCACGACGCCGTCGGCGGCCTGCTGGCGCACCGGCTGGCCGACACGCTGAAGGTGTCCTCGGCCGACAGCCGCGTCTCCCAGACCCTTTCGCGGGCCGACAAGTGGCTGGCCCAGACGCCGCAGATGTTCCGCATCGGCATGCTGCTCGATGCGCTGGAGCGAACCGGCGACGCGGTGACCGACGAGGCCGGCTCCATCGAGGCCATCGGCCTTTCGCCGTTGCTGGTGCCGGGCAGCGCGCAGAATTTCAAGGTGACTTTCCCCGAGGACTTCGCACTGGCCGAAGCGGTTCTGCTCGGCCGCAGGAAGGCCATGCCATGA
- the mfd gene encoding transcription-repair coupling factor: MDLPHLTAGKRFTLPRPPLSADALLLAQLGMREKAAGRATAMFTADANDAQRLIDEIAFFAPELRCALFPDWETLPYDSFSPHQDLISERLATLWRISQKEADVVLVPATTALYRLAPPAFLAGYTFHFKAKQKLEESKLKAQLTLAGYSHVTQVVSPGEYAVRGGLIDLFPMGSPVPFRVDLFDDEIDSIRTFDPDTQRSLYPVPEVRLLPGREFPMDDDARARFRSRWRELLEGDPTKSRIYKDMGNGVATAGIEYYLPLFFDETATVFDYLGADATVVLHGDLEPAFQHFWQDTNERYRLVQGDPERPALPPEALFLSAEQFYQRAKPHAQLAIRGDVATDTPYAEFDRLPPFAVVRGAEDPLVGLKAHIKATPHRVLLIAESEGRRESLLDFLRASGVSPPAFDSLAEFEASPDEKIGIATAALASGFAWREQGIDLVTETELFATAPTTRRRNKKQEQVSDVEALIKDLSELNVGDPVVHTAHGIGRYRGLIHMDLGQGVDAEGKPLLQEMLHLEYADKATLYVPVSQLHQISRYTGVSADEAPLHRLGSGQWEKAKRKAAEQVRDSAAELLNIYARRAAREGHAFRYSAADYEVFANDFGFQETADQKAAIHAVVQDMISPQPMDRLVCGDVGFGKTEVALRAAFIAITGGKQVAFLAPTTLLAEQHYQTLVDRFAKWPVKVAEMSRFRSTKEINTAAKGLAEGTVDIVVGTHKLLSPSIKFKNLGLLIIDEEHRFGVRHKEAMKAMRAEVDVLTLTATPIPRTLGMALEGLRDLSVIATAPQRRLAIKTFVRNEGTGVIREAVLRELKRGGQVYFLHNEVETIENRRQKLEEILPEARIAVAHGQMPERELERVMRDFVAQRYNLLLCSTIIETGIDVPTANTIVMSRADKFGLAQLHQLRGRVGRSHHQAYAYLMVPDTEGLTKQAAQRLDAIQQMEELGSGFYLAMHDLEIRGTGEVLGENQSGNMMEIGFQLYNEMLSEAVRALKAGQEPDLLAPLSVTTEINLHAPALLPDDYCGDVHLRLSFYKKLATAKTPEQIDTLLEEIVDRFGKLPPQAQTLIDTHRLRVLARPYGVVKVDAAPGIIHITFKKDPPVDSMAIIHLIQKNKHIKLAGNEKLRIERELKEPKERAQMVRDVLRSLGQPIVKEIVPA; the protein is encoded by the coding sequence ATGGACCTCCCCCACCTCACGGCGGGCAAGCGATTCACGCTGCCGCGTCCTCCGTTGTCGGCCGATGCCCTGCTGCTGGCGCAGCTGGGCATGCGCGAGAAGGCCGCAGGCCGCGCCACCGCGATGTTCACGGCCGACGCCAACGACGCGCAGCGGCTGATCGACGAAATCGCCTTCTTCGCGCCCGAACTGCGCTGCGCCCTGTTCCCCGACTGGGAAACGCTGCCCTACGACAGCTTCTCCCCGCACCAGGACCTGATCAGCGAGCGGCTCGCCACGCTCTGGCGCATCAGCCAGAAAGAGGCCGACGTGGTGCTGGTGCCCGCCACCACCGCGCTCTATCGGCTGGCGCCGCCGGCCTTCCTGGCCGGCTACACCTTCCACTTCAAGGCCAAGCAGAAGCTCGAGGAATCGAAGCTCAAGGCCCAGCTCACGCTAGCCGGCTACAGCCACGTGACGCAGGTGGTAAGCCCGGGCGAATACGCGGTGCGCGGCGGCCTGATCGACCTGTTTCCCATGGGCTCGCCGGTGCCGTTCCGCGTCGACCTGTTCGACGACGAGATCGACTCCATCCGCACCTTCGATCCCGACACACAGCGCAGCCTCTACCCGGTGCCCGAAGTGCGGCTGCTGCCGGGCCGCGAGTTCCCGATGGACGACGACGCCCGCGCGCGCTTTCGCAGCCGCTGGCGCGAACTGCTCGAGGGCGACCCGACCAAGAGCCGCATCTACAAGGACATGGGCAACGGCGTGGCCACCGCCGGCATCGAGTACTACCTGCCGCTGTTCTTCGACGAAACGGCCACGGTGTTCGACTACCTGGGGGCGGACGCCACCGTGGTGCTGCATGGCGATCTCGAACCCGCGTTCCAGCATTTTTGGCAGGACACCAACGAGCGCTACCGGCTGGTGCAGGGCGACCCCGAACGTCCCGCGCTGCCGCCCGAGGCGCTGTTCCTGAGCGCCGAGCAGTTCTACCAGCGCGCCAAGCCGCACGCCCAACTGGCCATTCGAGGCGACGTCGCCACCGACACGCCCTACGCCGAGTTCGACAGGCTGCCGCCCTTCGCCGTGGTGCGCGGCGCCGAAGATCCGCTGGTCGGCCTCAAGGCCCACATCAAGGCCACGCCGCACCGCGTGCTGCTGATCGCCGAAAGCGAAGGCCGGCGCGAAAGCCTGCTCGACTTCCTGCGCGCCAGCGGCGTGAGCCCGCCGGCCTTCGATTCGCTGGCCGAGTTCGAAGCCTCGCCCGACGAGAAGATCGGCATCGCCACCGCCGCGCTGGCCTCGGGCTTCGCGTGGCGCGAGCAAGGCATCGACCTCGTCACCGAGACCGAGCTGTTCGCAACCGCGCCCACCACGCGCCGCCGCAACAAGAAGCAAGAGCAGGTCAGCGACGTCGAGGCGCTGATCAAGGACCTGTCGGAGCTCAACGTGGGCGATCCGGTGGTCCACACCGCGCACGGCATCGGCCGCTACCGCGGCCTGATCCACATGGACCTGGGCCAGGGCGTCGATGCCGAAGGCAAGCCGCTGCTGCAGGAAATGCTGCACCTGGAGTACGCCGACAAGGCCACGCTCTACGTGCCCGTGTCGCAGCTGCACCAGATCAGCCGCTACACCGGCGTCAGCGCCGACGAGGCTCCGCTGCACAGGCTGGGCTCGGGCCAATGGGAAAAGGCCAAGCGCAAGGCTGCCGAACAGGTGCGCGACTCGGCCGCCGAGCTGCTCAACATCTACGCCCGCCGCGCCGCGCGCGAAGGCCACGCCTTCCGCTATTCGGCGGCCGACTACGAGGTGTTCGCCAACGACTTCGGCTTCCAGGAAACCGCCGACCAGAAGGCCGCGATCCACGCCGTGGTGCAGGACATGATCTCGCCGCAGCCGATGGACCGCCTGGTCTGCGGCGATGTGGGCTTCGGCAAGACCGAAGTCGCCCTGCGCGCCGCCTTCATCGCGATCACCGGCGGCAAGCAGGTGGCGTTCCTCGCGCCCACCACCCTGCTGGCCGAGCAGCACTACCAGACGCTGGTCGACCGCTTCGCCAAGTGGCCGGTCAAGGTGGCCGAAATGAGCCGCTTCCGCTCGACCAAGGAGATCAACACGGCAGCCAAGGGCCTGGCCGAGGGCACGGTCGACATCGTGGTCGGCACGCACAAGCTGCTGTCGCCGTCGATCAAGTTCAAGAACCTGGGCCTGCTGATCATCGACGAGGAGCACCGTTTCGGCGTGCGCCACAAGGAGGCGATGAAGGCGATGCGCGCCGAGGTCGATGTGCTCACGCTCACCGCCACACCGATTCCGCGCACGCTGGGCATGGCGCTCGAAGGCCTGCGCGACCTGAGCGTGATCGCGACCGCGCCGCAGCGCCGCCTGGCCATCAAGACCTTCGTTCGCAACGAAGGCACCGGCGTGATCCGCGAAGCCGTGCTGCGCGAACTCAAGCGCGGCGGGCAGGTGTACTTCCTGCACAACGAGGTCGAGACCATCGAGAACCGCCGCCAGAAGCTCGAAGAGATCTTGCCCGAGGCCCGCATCGCCGTGGCCCACGGCCAGATGCCCGAGCGCGAGCTGGAGCGCGTGATGCGCGACTTCGTGGCGCAGCGCTACAACCTTCTGCTGTGCTCGACCATCATCGAGACCGGCATCGACGTGCCGACCGCCAACACCATCGTGATGAGCCGCGCCGACAAGTTCGGCCTGGCGCAGCTGCACCAGCTGCGCGGGCGCGTCGGCCGCTCGCACCACCAAGCCTATGCCTACCTGATGGTGCCGGACACCGAGGGCCTGACCAAGCAGGCGGCGCAGCGGCTCGACGCCATCCAGCAGATGGAAGAGCTGGGCTCGGGCTTCTACCTCGCGATGCACGACCTCGAAATTCGCGGCACCGGCGAAGTGCTGGGCGAGAACCAGAGCGGCAACATGATGGAGATCGGCTTCCAGCTCTACAACGAGATGCTGAGCGAAGCCGTGCGCGCGCTCAAGGCCGGACAGGAGCCCGACCTGCTGGCGCCGCTGTCGGTCACCACCGAGATCAACCTGCACGCGCCCGCCCTGCTGCCCGACGACTACTGCGGCGACGTGCACCTGCGCCTGTCGTTCTACAAGAAGCTGGCCACGGCGAAGACGCCGGAGCAGATCGACACGCTGCTCGAAGAAATCGTCGACCGTTTCGGCAAGCTGCCGCCGCAGGCGCAGACGCTGATCGACACGCACCGGCTGCGCGTGCTGGCGCGGCCCTATGGCGTGGTCAAGGTCGATGCGGCGCCGGGCATCATCCACATCACCTTCAAGAAAGATCCGCCGGTCGACTCGATGGCGATCATTCACCTGATCCAGAAGAACAAGCACATCAAGCTCGCGGGCAACGAGAAGCTGCGCATCGAGCGCGAGCTGAAAGAGCCCAAGGAGCGTGCGCAGATGGTGCGCGACGTGCTGCGCAGCCTCGGACAACCCATCGTCAAGGAAATCGTTCCCGCATGA
- the ompR gene encoding osmolarity response regulator transcription factor OmpR: MTQVPARTDKIVIVDDDARIRDLLRRYLTQEGFEVIVAEDGKALNRILLRDTVDLIVLDLMMPGEDGLSVCRRLRAANDRTPIIMLTAKGEDVDRIVGLEVGADDYLGKPFNPRELLARVHAVLRRRPPLEAPGAPSTENETVTFGPFAFDLGSRTLKKDGEELSLTTGEFAMLKALVRHPRQPLSREKLAQLARGREFEPFDRSLDVQISRLRKLVEADAAAPRYIQTVWGVGYVFVPDGTA; encoded by the coding sequence ATGACTCAAGTTCCCGCCCGCACTGACAAGATCGTGATCGTCGACGATGACGCCCGCATCCGCGACCTGCTTCGCCGCTACCTGACCCAGGAAGGTTTCGAAGTGATCGTGGCCGAGGACGGCAAGGCGCTCAACCGCATCCTGCTGCGCGACACGGTCGACCTGATCGTGCTCGACCTGATGATGCCCGGCGAAGACGGCCTGTCGGTCTGCCGCCGCCTGCGTGCCGCCAACGACCGCACGCCAATCATCATGCTCACCGCCAAGGGCGAAGACGTCGACCGCATCGTCGGCCTCGAAGTCGGCGCGGACGACTACCTCGGCAAGCCATTCAATCCCCGCGAGTTGCTGGCGCGCGTGCACGCGGTGCTGCGCCGCCGTCCGCCGCTCGAAGCGCCCGGCGCCCCTTCCACCGAGAACGAGACCGTGACCTTCGGGCCCTTCGCGTTCGACCTGGGTTCGCGCACGCTCAAGAAGGACGGCGAGGAACTCTCCCTGACCACCGGCGAATTCGCCATGCTGAAGGCGCTGGTGCGCCATCCGCGCCAGCCGCTGTCGCGCGAGAAGCTGGCCCAGCTGGCCCGCGGCCGCGAATTCGAGCCCTTCGACCGCAGCCTCGACGTGCAGATCTCGCGCCTGCGCAAGCTGGTCGAGGCCGATGCCGCGGCGCCCCGCTACATCCAGACCGTGTGGGGCGTGGGCTACGTGTTCGTGCCGGACGGCACGGCCTAA
- the ispF gene encoding 2-C-methyl-D-erythritol 2,4-cyclodiphosphate synthase, with protein MTAAFNIRVGEGWDVHQLVAGRKLILGGVEVPHTTGLLGHSDADVLLHAITDALLGAAGLGDIGRHFPDTDAQFRGADSAVLLGEAARRVRAAGWEVGNVDSTVIAQAPKLAPHIPAMCRRIAEVLGLAPDQVNVKAKTAEKLGPVGEGRAMEARAVVLLHRQG; from the coding sequence ATGACGGCCGCATTCAATATCCGCGTGGGCGAGGGCTGGGACGTTCACCAGCTGGTGGCGGGGCGCAAGCTCATCCTCGGCGGCGTGGAGGTTCCGCACACGACCGGCCTGCTGGGGCATTCGGACGCCGACGTGCTGCTGCATGCCATCACCGATGCCTTGCTCGGCGCGGCCGGCCTGGGCGACATCGGCCGGCACTTTCCCGATACCGACGCGCAGTTTCGCGGTGCCGATTCGGCCGTGCTGCTCGGCGAGGCGGCGCGCCGCGTGCGCGCCGCGGGCTGGGAGGTCGGCAATGTCGACAGCACGGTGATCGCGCAGGCGCCCAAGCTGGCGCCGCACATTCCGGCCATGTGCCGGCGCATCGCCGAGGTGCTGGGGCTTGCGCCCGACCAGGTTAACGTGAAGGCCAAGACGGCCGAAAAGCTCGGCCCGGTCGGCGAAGGCCGCGCGATGGAAGCCCGCGCGGTGGTGCTGCTGCACCGCCAGGGCTGA
- a CDS encoding sensor histidine kinase: MPSPLEGTGQRDRRPGLKLGFSLFWRTFFLLALLLIGCTVAWLQTFRSLEYEPRAIQTAHQIASLVNLTRAALVYSDAITRVSLIKTLADQEGVRILPREPVDRFQPYTSGALDQRVTEELIDQLGEGTTVASRVNDEPGLWIGFTIESDTYWLLLDPTRFSRVGGRTWLVWLSTAMALSLAGAALITRLINLPLKQLSRATMQVREGEYEAHRLDESARTNEIRAVNIGFNRMADQLAKIEQDRAIMLAGISHDLRTPLARLRLETEMSVADEDARDHMAADIAQLDAIIDKFLDYARPDHVDPKPVLLRDVVDACTYAVQDYEEMNIRVDVPPDLRVLGDEVELTRVISNLVENARRYGKTPSTGIADVVIQAQSNNDAVLIKVRDHGAGVEPALLSQLTKPFFRGDVARTSAAGAGLGLSIVAKNIERMGGTFALTSTPGRGLAAHIRMPRAMPDPRPVEAAARRA, encoded by the coding sequence ATGCCGAGCCCCCTGGAGGGCACCGGCCAGCGTGACCGGCGACCGGGCCTGAAGCTCGGCTTCAGCCTTTTCTGGCGCACATTCTTCCTGCTCGCGCTGCTGCTGATCGGCTGTACGGTCGCCTGGCTGCAGACCTTCCGCTCGCTCGAATACGAGCCGCGCGCCATCCAGACTGCGCACCAGATCGCCTCGCTCGTGAACCTCACGCGCGCGGCGCTGGTGTATTCGGACGCGATCACGCGGGTGTCGCTGATCAAGACGCTGGCCGACCAAGAGGGCGTGCGCATCCTGCCGCGCGAACCCGTCGACCGCTTCCAGCCCTACACCAGCGGCGCGCTCGACCAGCGCGTGACCGAGGAGCTGATCGACCAGCTCGGCGAAGGCACCACGGTGGCCAGCCGCGTCAACGACGAACCGGGCCTGTGGATCGGCTTCACCATCGAGAGCGACACCTACTGGCTGCTGCTCGACCCGACCCGCTTCAGCCGCGTGGGCGGCCGCACCTGGCTGGTCTGGCTCAGCACCGCCATGGCTTTGTCCCTGGCCGGCGCGGCGCTGATCACGCGGCTCATCAACCTGCCGCTCAAGCAGCTGTCGCGCGCCACCATGCAGGTGCGCGAAGGCGAATACGAGGCGCACCGGCTCGACGAGAGCGCCCGTACCAACGAGATTCGCGCGGTCAACATCGGCTTCAACCGCATGGCCGACCAGCTCGCAAAAATCGAGCAGGACCGCGCCATCATGCTGGCCGGCATCTCGCACGACCTGCGCACGCCGCTCGCGCGCCTGCGGCTCGAAACCGAGATGAGCGTGGCCGACGAGGACGCGCGCGACCACATGGCGGCCGACATCGCCCAGCTCGACGCCATCATCGACAAGTTCCTCGACTACGCGCGCCCCGACCACGTCGATCCCAAGCCCGTGCTGCTGCGCGACGTGGTCGACGCCTGCACCTACGCCGTGCAGGACTACGAAGAGATGAACATCCGCGTCGACGTGCCGCCCGACCTGCGCGTGCTGGGCGATGAGGTCGAGCTCACGCGCGTGATTTCCAACCTGGTGGAGAACGCGCGGCGCTACGGCAAGACGCCGTCCACCGGCATCGCCGACGTGGTGATCCAGGCGCAGTCGAACAACGACGCGGTGCTGATCAAGGTGCGCGACCATGGCGCGGGCGTCGAGCCCGCCCTGCTCTCGCAATTGACCAAGCCGTTCTTCCGCGGCGACGTGGCGCGCACGTCCGCCGCCGGTGCCGGGCTCGGCCTGTCGATCGTCGCGAAGAACATCGAGCGCATGGGCGGCACCTTTGCGCTCACCAGCACCCCCGGACGCGGCCTTGCGGCGCACATCCGCATGCCGCGCGCCATGCCCGATCCAAGGCCGGTGGAAGCGGCCGCCCGGCGCGCCTGA
- a CDS encoding aminotransferase-like domain-containing protein, with protein MQFASRLDNVETSAIRELFKLLGKPGIISFAGGFPDSAMFDVEGLKEASQKALAEEPGGALQYGATEGYEPLRTQLSAFMKTKGVDVDPSGLIVTTGSQQALDLLGKTMISPGDKVIVEGPTFLATIQCFRLYGAQLISAPIDANGVKTDELEKLIAEHKPRFVYLIPTFGNPSGAMLSLERRRKVLELAVKYQTLIVEDDPYGDLYFGEAPPPSILALAKDVPGSRELLAHCGSLSKVLSPGLRIGWMIAPAELLAKATMCKQFSDAHTSTFAQATAAQYLKSGRMPATLAHVREVYGQRAQAMGAALKRELGDAVSFTQPQGGLFFWARLTGANGKLADANELAKRAIEKLVAFVPGAPFYAEKPDLATLRLSFATADVAKIEEGVKRLGQAL; from the coding sequence ATGCAATTCGCCTCCCGCCTCGACAACGTCGAAACCTCCGCCATCCGCGAACTCTTCAAGCTGCTGGGCAAGCCCGGCATCATCAGCTTTGCGGGCGGCTTCCCCGACAGCGCCATGTTCGACGTCGAGGGCCTGAAGGAGGCGAGCCAGAAGGCGCTGGCCGAGGAGCCCGGCGGCGCGCTGCAATACGGCGCCACCGAAGGCTACGAGCCGCTGCGCACGCAGCTCAGCGCCTTCATGAAGACCAAGGGCGTCGATGTGGACCCCAGCGGCCTGATCGTCACCACCGGCAGCCAGCAGGCGCTCGACCTGCTGGGCAAGACCATGATCTCGCCCGGCGACAAGGTGATCGTCGAGGGCCCGACCTTCCTGGCCACCATCCAGTGCTTTCGCCTCTACGGCGCGCAGCTCATCAGCGCGCCCATCGACGCCAACGGCGTGAAGACCGACGAGCTCGAAAAACTCATCGCCGAGCACAAGCCCAGGTTTGTCTACCTGATTCCCACCTTCGGCAACCCGAGCGGCGCCATGCTGAGCCTGGAGCGCCGCAGGAAGGTGCTCGAACTCGCGGTCAAGTACCAGACGCTGATCGTCGAGGACGACCCCTACGGCGATCTCTACTTCGGCGAAGCGCCGCCGCCGTCGATCCTGGCTTTGGCCAAGGATGTGCCGGGCAGCCGCGAGCTGCTCGCGCATTGCGGCAGCCTCAGCAAGGTGCTGAGCCCGGGCCTGCGCATCGGCTGGATGATCGCGCCGGCCGAGCTGCTGGCCAAGGCCACCATGTGCAAGCAGTTCAGCGATGCGCACACCAGCACCTTTGCCCAGGCCACGGCCGCGCAGTACCTCAAGAGCGGCCGCATGCCGGCCACGCTGGCGCACGTGCGCGAGGTGTACGGCCAGCGCGCGCAGGCCATGGGCGCGGCGCTCAAGCGCGAGCTGGGCGATGCGGTGAGCTTCACGCAGCCGCAGGGCGGCCTGTTCTTCTGGGCCCGCCTCACGGGCGCCAACGGCAAGCTGGCCGACGCGAACGAACTGGCCAAGCGCGCCATCGAGAAGCTCGTGGCCTTCGTGCCCGGGGCGCCGTTCTATGCCGAGAAGCCCGACCTGGCGACGCTGCGGCTGAGCTTTGCGACGGCCGACGTGGCCAAGATCGAAGAGGGCGTGAAGCGCCTGGGCCAGGCGCTGTAG
- a CDS encoding Ldh family oxidoreductase → MTDTTAPLYRADALKDYASALLQKAGLAAPMADGVARTLVEGDLLGHDTHGLALLAGYVKEIESGGMTPGGTPEVLSDRPAAVLWDGKRLPGPWLMDQGMDLLIPRARELGTASLVIRRSHHIACLAVYMLRALQEDMLMLLACSDPNTASVAPFGGTQAVFTPNPLAMGFPLSQGGVMVDISASITTNGMSNRKRAAGETFAEEWLIDAAGKPSNNPQVLFDQPPGTLLPVGGLSHGHKGYGMALLVETLTAGLAGHGRADPPEGWGATVHVTLHDLHAFGGKAAFLRQMDHVAAQCRNNTPIDPARPVRLPGEGGLKRRDAQSKNGVRLHPSIARSLHDAEQRHGLRLAQALL, encoded by the coding sequence ATGACTGACACAACCGCCCCGCTCTACCGCGCCGACGCGCTCAAGGACTACGCCAGCGCCTTACTGCAGAAGGCCGGGCTCGCCGCCCCGATGGCCGACGGCGTCGCCCGCACCCTGGTCGAAGGCGACCTGCTGGGCCACGACACGCACGGCCTCGCGCTGCTGGCCGGCTATGTGAAGGAGATCGAATCGGGCGGCATGACGCCGGGCGGCACGCCCGAGGTGCTGTCGGACCGCCCCGCCGCCGTGCTCTGGGACGGCAAGCGCCTGCCCGGCCCCTGGCTCATGGACCAGGGCATGGACCTGCTGATTCCGCGCGCCCGCGAACTCGGCACCGCCTCGCTCGTGATCCGCCGAAGCCACCACATCGCCTGCCTCGCCGTCTACATGCTGCGCGCGCTGCAGGAAGACATGCTGATGCTGCTCGCCTGCTCCGATCCCAACACCGCCAGCGTCGCGCCCTTCGGCGGCACGCAGGCCGTGTTCACGCCGAATCCGCTGGCCATGGGTTTTCCGCTCTCGCAAGGCGGCGTGATGGTCGACATCTCGGCCTCCATCACCACCAACGGCATGAGCAATCGCAAGCGCGCGGCCGGCGAGACTTTTGCGGAAGAGTGGCTGATCGACGCCGCCGGCAAGCCGTCGAACAACCCGCAGGTGCTGTTCGACCAGCCACCCGGCACGCTGCTGCCGGTGGGCGGACTGAGCCACGGGCACAAGGGCTACGGCATGGCGTTGCTGGTCGAGACGCTGACGGCCGGCCTCGCGGGCCATGGCCGCGCCGATCCGCCCGAAGGCTGGGGTGCGACGGTGCACGTCACGCTGCACGATCTGCATGCGTTCGGCGGCAAGGCCGCTTTCCTGCGCCAGATGGACCATGTGGCAGCCCAGTGCCGCAACAACACGCCGATCGATCCCGCAAGGCCCGTGCGGCTACCGGGCGAAGGCGGCTTGAAGCGCCGGGATGCGCAGTCGAAGAACGGGGTGCGCCTGCACCCGTCGATCGCGCGCTCGCTGCACGATGCGGAGCAGCGCCACGGGCTGCGGCTCGCGCAGGCGCTGCTCTGA
- a CDS encoding DUF6172 family protein: MRKTFQLQVEGKHPDRLLEAIKHEIRKYIKRERRRELPEGSDFWDFDCRFGASAETAEAVHLSAITGLIDGIVKEGGKQFYVEILAKPGKRKPRAPGEPAQEEPREEI; encoded by the coding sequence ATGAGAAAAACCTTTCAGCTTCAGGTCGAGGGCAAGCACCCCGACCGCCTCCTCGAAGCCATCAAGCACGAGATCCGCAAGTACATCAAGCGCGAACGGCGCCGCGAGTTGCCCGAAGGCAGCGACTTCTGGGACTTCGATTGCAGGTTCGGCGCCTCGGCGGAAACCGCCGAGGCCGTGCACCTGTCGGCCATCACCGGACTGATCGACGGCATCGTCAAGGAAGGCGGCAAGCAGTTCTATGTCGAGATCCTGGCCAAGCCCGGCAAGCGCAAGCCGCGCGCCCCGGGGGAGCCGGCGCAAGAAGAGCCGCGCGAAGAAATCTAG
- the serB gene encoding phosphoserine phosphatase SerB — protein MSATEISPGLVIQRVKPPLVLADFKLIAFDMDSTLINIECIDEIADAVGKKAEVAAITEATMRGEIKDFKESLRRRVALLKGVPVEALQQVYDQRLKLNPGATELVAACKKAGLKVLLVSGGFTFFANRVKDRLGIDFARSNLLDEADGKLTGQVVQQSWGDICDGAEKRRTLLEVASLLGISPQEAIAVGDGANDLPMMGEAGLSVAYHAKPKVREQAMVAINEGGLERLLELME, from the coding sequence ATGAGCGCTACAGAAATCTCTCCCGGCCTTGTCATCCAGCGCGTGAAGCCGCCGCTCGTGCTCGCCGATTTCAAGCTGATCGCGTTCGACATGGACTCGACGCTGATCAACATCGAATGCATCGACGAGATCGCCGATGCCGTGGGCAAAAAGGCCGAGGTAGCCGCGATCACCGAAGCCACGATGCGCGGCGAGATCAAGGACTTCAAGGAAAGCCTGCGGCGGCGCGTGGCGCTGCTGAAGGGCGTGCCGGTCGAAGCGCTGCAGCAGGTCTATGACCAGCGGCTGAAGCTCAACCCCGGCGCAACCGAACTGGTGGCCGCCTGCAAGAAGGCAGGGCTCAAGGTGCTGCTGGTGTCGGGCGGCTTCACCTTCTTTGCGAACCGCGTGAAGGACCGCCTGGGCATCGACTTCGCGCGCTCCAACCTGCTCGACGAGGCCGATGGCAAGCTCACCGGCCAGGTGGTGCAGCAAAGCTGGGGCGACATCTGCGACGGCGCCGAGAAGCGCCGCACGCTGCTCGAGGTGGCATCCCTGCTGGGCATTTCGCCGCAGGAAGCCATTGCCGTGGGCGACGGCGCGAACGACCTGCCGATGATGGGCGAAGCCGGTCTTTCGGTGGCCTACCACGCGAAACCGAAAGTCCGCGAACAGGCCATGGTGGCCATCAACGAAGGCGGGCTTGAACGGCTGTTGGAGCTCATGGAGTGA